A DNA window from Hydractinia symbiolongicarpus strain clone_291-10 chromosome 6, HSymV2.1, whole genome shotgun sequence contains the following coding sequences:
- the LOC130648109 gene encoding uncharacterized protein LOC130648109, with the protein MEEKFQEWLEVERTKRNSVIMPEQTYKTMVDFLCGRIDNVPRAMKRKLRRKKFQVMSYPTLGLSDVLCSPFPDGDSPLGKYRRVATDRQMFDIINRVHRQEVGHQGVHKTFEKIARTYDNVTRDAVGAYIKLFTKRCL; encoded by the exons ATGGAAGAAAAATTTCAGGAATGGTTGGAAGTTGAAAGGACTAAACGGAATTCCGTAATAATGCCCGAACAGACTTATAAAACAATGGTAGATTTTCTATGTGGAAGAATAGACAACGTTCCACGTGCTATGAAAAGAAAAttgcgaagaaaaaaattccaagTGATGAGTTATCCTACACTTGGTTTATCGGATGTTTTGTGCTCTCCATTTCCCGAT GGCGATTCTCCTCTGGGAAAATATCGTCGCGTAGCAACAGACCGACAGATGTTTGACATTATCAATAGAGTACACCGCCAAGAAGTTGGTCACCAAGGGGTTCATAAAACGTTTGAAAAG ATAGCACGCACCTATGATAACGTTACTAGAGACGCTGTTGGTGCTTATATAAAGCTTTTCACAAAACGGTGCTTATGA
- the LOC130648115 gene encoding uncharacterized protein LOC130648115 → MAAQINLELVSLYAKFVEHRIQHPGSMNYRSFGRWLKQGGVEWTNEEDPTETAPNMELMQVWTKFLQYRLRHSGSMDLEVFGRWVHNGGVEFCGGRRDRGRSSSRGWRRGRGGRRGRGGPYKPQY, encoded by the exons atgGCGGCACAAATTAACTTAGAACTTG TTTCACTTTATGCTAAATTCGTGGAGCACAGGATACAACATCCTGGCTCCATGAATTATCGGTCGTTTGGCCGATGGCTAAAGCAGGGTGGGGTCGAGTGGACCAATGAAGAAGACCCCACCGAAACAGCTCCCAACATGGAATTGA tgCAAGTAtggacaaaatttttacagtacAGACTTAGACATAGCGGGTCAATGGACCTAGAAGTGTTTGGACGTTGGGTGCATAATGGCGGGGTTGAGTTTTGTGGTGGGCGACGGGATCGTGGTAGAAGTAGCAGTCGTGGTTGGAGACGCGGTCGTGGTGGGAGACGCGGTCGTGGTGGGCCGTATAAGCCAcaatattaa